From Hymenobacter sedentarius, a single genomic window includes:
- the asnA gene encoding aspartate--ammonia ligase — translation MKTVSSPTAWPVAAGLLETEEAITFVKETFAKELARQLQLVKVSAPIVVLDGTGINDDLNGVERPVGFPIKALDEQRAVVVHSLAKWKRLRLRELGIPAGKGLLTDMRALRPDEDYSPIHSIYVDQWDWEKHILPEQRTIAFLKDTVETIYAALKTTEQQVSEQFGIAPTLPPSITFVHAEDLLLRYPDLTPKQREHEAAREYGAVFLMGIGGALSHGEIHDGRAPDYDDWSTPNEDGHRGLNGDILLWNPVLETSFEVSSMGIRVDKVALARQLEMRGCPERQSLHFHSLLLADQLPQSIGGGIGQSRVCMFLLRKAHIGEVQVSIWSESVRRELAEAGVGLL, via the coding sequence ATGAAAACTGTTTCTTCCCCCACCGCCTGGCCCGTTGCGGCCGGCCTGCTCGAAACCGAAGAGGCCATTACGTTCGTGAAGGAAACCTTTGCGAAAGAGTTGGCCCGCCAGCTCCAGCTGGTGAAAGTATCGGCCCCCATTGTGGTGCTCGATGGCACGGGCATCAACGACGATTTGAACGGGGTGGAGCGGCCCGTGGGCTTCCCCATCAAGGCCCTGGACGAGCAGCGCGCCGTGGTGGTGCACTCGCTGGCTAAATGGAAGCGCCTGCGCCTGCGCGAGCTGGGCATCCCCGCCGGCAAAGGACTGCTCACCGACATGCGCGCCCTGCGCCCCGACGAAGACTACAGCCCCATCCACTCCATCTACGTGGACCAGTGGGACTGGGAAAAGCACATCCTGCCCGAGCAGCGCACCATCGCCTTCCTGAAGGACACCGTGGAAACCATCTATGCGGCCCTGAAAACCACCGAGCAGCAGGTGAGCGAGCAGTTTGGCATTGCGCCCACGCTGCCGCCGAGCATCACTTTTGTGCACGCCGAAGACCTGCTGCTGCGCTACCCCGACCTCACGCCCAAGCAGCGCGAGCACGAAGCCGCCCGCGAGTACGGCGCCGTGTTCCTGATGGGTATCGGCGGGGCGTTGAGCCACGGCGAAATCCACGACGGCCGCGCCCCCGACTACGACGACTGGAGCACCCCGAATGAAGACGGCCACCGCGGCCTGAACGGCGACATTCTGCTTTGGAACCCGGTGCTGGAAACGTCGTTCGAGGTGTCGTCGATGGGCATTCGGGTCGACAAGGTGGCCCTGGCCCGCCAACTGGAAATGCGCGGCTGCCCCGAGCGGCAAAGCCTGCATTTCCACAGCCTGCTGCTGGCCGACCAGCTGCCGCAGAGCATCGGCGGCGGCATTGGGCAGTCGCGGGTGTGCATGTTTTTGCTGCGCAAAGCCCACATTGGCGAGGTACAGGTCAGCATCTGGTCCGAATCGGTGCGGCGCGAGCTGGCCGAAGCCGGCGTGGGGCTGCTGTAG
- a CDS encoding ankyrin repeat domain-containing protein, producing MDFTSARPEDLLFDAARRGDVATLQELLASGLDVNVTNGKGFSALILAAYDEHLDATKFLLGAGADPNVHDVSGNTALMGVSFKGYPEIARLLIEHGANLNLQNGNGGTALMFATLFGRNNLVKLLVEAGADQTIPDARGLTARGLALQQGNEEALKQLA from the coding sequence ATGGACTTTACTTCAGCCCGCCCCGAAGATTTGCTATTTGATGCCGCCCGCCGCGGCGATGTGGCCACGCTGCAGGAACTGCTGGCCAGCGGCCTCGACGTGAACGTGACCAACGGCAAAGGCTTTTCGGCCCTTATCCTAGCCGCGTACGACGAGCACCTCGACGCCACCAAGTTCCTGCTCGGCGCCGGCGCCGACCCCAACGTGCATGACGTGAGCGGCAACACCGCCCTGATGGGCGTGAGCTTCAAAGGCTACCCCGAAATTGCGCGCCTACTTATCGAGCACGGCGCCAACCTCAACCTGCAAAACGGCAACGGCGGCACCGCCCTCATGTTTGCCACGTTGTTTGGCCGCAACAACCTGGTGAAACTCCTGGTGGAAGCCGGGGCCGACCAAACCATTCCCGACGCCCGGGGCCTCACCGCCCGCGGCCTGGCCCTGCAGCAAGGCAACGAGGAGGCGCTCAAGCAACTGGCGTAA
- a CDS encoding methylmalonyl-CoA mutase family protein: MSDTPVATPVSFAEFPAVTTAEWQARLTRDLKGQDPATLRWPLPDGFSVESFYHREAWAALGGPPAPLAHPQAPWLNVPAITVPAGEGRAQIEQAVAALAKGADGIHFILTDAPAFAVHYLAEQLPLAHTYIGYTVATGPDELLRQLVEAAPGTALRGFLRFSPVAVPEGAELSDYRRALRRCVSLTTGMPDFPTLAVNGAFFGNRGATATQQIAFSLNTAAALLAELPNAEISPTQVAAAMHLHVAIGPSYFPEIAKLRALRRLWATLLHAYGLPAALNQRLRIHAHTATWTQTTLDPHTNLLRHTTEAMSAVLGGADTLSVAPFDSLFAEPNDFSGRLARNLSVLLREESGLGQVQDPAAGSYFIETLTDQLAREAWVLFQRMEAAGGLPQVRSQMLEEIKEAATETFRRIASGQQVVVGTNRFQQRGERFSFHPKKLLRSAAFDVTRATYPTEVLRLATALHFERREKKSKRAAVVLLGSNTNQVILESFLNMLLPHERPEIAVSHPPGTLSLLYSSPEEATLMYATPEQFQQFARFIYQIPSEKQVFIPPTLLSSDMPTLQEAVRVFGFQEMKVQGYTTEQVLDRLQGR; encoded by the coding sequence ATGTCTGATACCCCCGTGGCCACGCCCGTTTCTTTTGCTGAATTCCCGGCCGTGACAACAGCGGAGTGGCAAGCCCGCCTGACCCGCGACCTCAAAGGCCAGGACCCGGCCACCCTGCGCTGGCCCCTGCCCGACGGCTTCAGCGTGGAGTCCTTTTACCACCGCGAAGCCTGGGCAGCCCTGGGGGGCCCGCCCGCTCCCCTGGCCCACCCGCAAGCGCCCTGGCTCAACGTGCCCGCCATTACGGTGCCGGCTGGCGAGGGCCGGGCCCAAATTGAGCAGGCTGTAGCTGCGCTTGCCAAAGGCGCCGATGGCATTCATTTCATCCTCACGGATGCGCCGGCCTTTGCCGTGCACTACCTGGCCGAGCAGCTCCCGCTGGCGCACACCTACATTGGCTACACCGTGGCCACAGGCCCCGACGAGCTGTTGCGCCAGCTGGTGGAAGCGGCGCCTGGCACGGCGCTGCGGGGCTTCCTGCGCTTCTCGCCTGTGGCCGTGCCCGAAGGCGCCGAGCTATCCGACTACCGCAGGGCCCTGCGCCGCTGCGTGAGCCTGACCACGGGCATGCCCGATTTCCCCACGCTGGCCGTAAACGGCGCTTTTTTCGGCAACCGAGGCGCGACGGCCACCCAGCAAATTGCCTTCAGCCTGAACACGGCCGCCGCCTTGCTGGCCGAGTTGCCCAACGCCGAAATCAGCCCAACTCAGGTAGCGGCTGCGATGCATCTGCACGTGGCTATCGGCCCCAGCTATTTCCCCGAAATAGCCAAGCTGCGGGCGCTGCGCCGGCTCTGGGCCACGCTGCTGCACGCCTACGGCCTGCCGGCCGCGCTCAACCAGCGCCTGCGCATTCACGCTCACACCGCCACCTGGACGCAAACCACCCTCGACCCGCACACCAACCTGCTGCGCCACACCACCGAGGCCATGAGCGCCGTGCTGGGCGGGGCCGATACGTTGTCGGTGGCCCCATTCGACAGCCTTTTTGCGGAGCCCAATGACTTTTCGGGCCGCTTGGCGCGCAACCTGTCGGTGCTGCTGCGCGAAGAGTCGGGCCTGGGCCAGGTGCAGGACCCCGCTGCCGGCTCCTACTTTATTGAAACTCTGACCGACCAGCTCGCTCGCGAGGCCTGGGTGCTGTTTCAGCGCATGGAGGCGGCCGGTGGGCTGCCGCAGGTGCGGAGCCAGATGTTGGAAGAAATCAAGGAAGCAGCCACCGAAACCTTCCGGCGCATTGCGAGCGGGCAGCAGGTGGTGGTGGGCACCAACCGCTTCCAGCAGCGCGGGGAGCGGTTCAGCTTCCACCCCAAAAAGCTGCTGCGCTCGGCGGCCTTCGACGTGACGCGGGCCACCTACCCTACCGAGGTGCTGCGCCTGGCCACGGCCCTGCACTTTGAGCGCCGGGAGAAGAAGAGCAAGCGAGCGGCCGTGGTACTGCTGGGCAGCAACACCAATCAGGTTATCCTGGAATCGTTTCTGAACATGCTGCTGCCCCACGAGCGGCCCGAAATAGCGGTGAGCCACCCGCCGGGCACGCTGTCGCTGCTGTATTCATCGCCCGAAGAAGCCACGCTGATGTACGCCACCCCCGAGCAATTTCAGCAATTTGCCCGCTTCATCTACCAGATTCCCAGCGAGAAGCAGGTGTTCATCCCGCCCACGCTGCTCAGCTCCGACATGCCCACGCTGCAGGAAGCCGTGCGGGTGTTTGGCTTCCAGGAAATGAAGGTGCAGGGCTACACCACCGAGCAAGTGCTCGACCGCCTGCAAGGCCGCTAG
- a CDS encoding T9SS type A sorting domain-containing protein yields the protein MEISTNYNSSIRLLALLITLSLAVVSVSAQTAPTWASVQRNSAACNAHNNGGQIVVAADGSKYVTGMFYCTLTLGTVTVTPGAGSAHSYLAKYNAAGDVVWVKKMDADNNQGVDLRAAILAVDAASNVYLSGYFNSSATFESTTLTTATRDTYLVKYDAQGMQQWVKQGGSPGVAAGGLATDASGNVCITGYFQTSVSFGGVAISGGGMFYFKLSPTGAVVQGFRVGSGGVPGALAIDGVGNAYIAGAFTGTSTFGSIALVSAGNSDIYLCKLNAAGNVLWAVRDGGPSNDIATSLAVDATGNPFVCGSYDDDNVVSKIYVALFTTQGVPVWSRQIASTTTALNYVTGAAYDGRGGYYVTGEFAGTIVVGNTSLTTPSLSLFIARYDSQGTAVWADRAVGASGNFSTSTGLAFDASGNGYLSGTFSGTVALGSFSTTGLAEAFVAKLTPGSVLTGIRPAAVVTLALSVYPNPASTYTTFDLPAGGGHLLLIDALGRVVREQALPVTAGPHSVSLDCAAAGLYELRAILGNGKIARTQLAVQ from the coding sequence ATGGAAATTTCTACAAACTACAATTCATCAATACGTCTTCTAGCACTTTTGATAACATTAAGTTTGGCAGTGGTAAGCGTTAGTGCCCAAACTGCCCCCACCTGGGCCAGTGTGCAACGCAATAGCGCCGCCTGTAATGCCCATAATAATGGGGGCCAAATTGTTGTGGCGGCCGATGGCAGTAAGTACGTTACCGGGATGTTTTATTGCACTCTTACGCTGGGCACTGTGACGGTGACGCCGGGCGCTGGTTCAGCACACAGCTACCTAGCTAAATATAACGCGGCTGGTGATGTGGTCTGGGTAAAAAAAATGGATGCAGATAACAACCAAGGCGTTGACTTGCGAGCCGCAATTTTGGCTGTGGACGCGGCCAGCAATGTTTACCTGTCCGGTTATTTTAATTCGTCCGCTACATTCGAATCCACCACACTCACTACGGCCACTCGTGATACCTACCTCGTGAAATATGATGCGCAGGGTATGCAGCAATGGGTGAAGCAAGGCGGCAGCCCCGGCGTAGCGGCTGGTGGCTTGGCCACGGATGCCAGCGGCAACGTCTGCATCACCGGGTATTTTCAGACATCGGTGTCCTTCGGTGGCGTGGCTATTTCGGGCGGTGGCATGTTTTATTTCAAATTGTCGCCGACAGGTGCTGTCGTTCAAGGCTTCCGGGTTGGGTCAGGGGGGGTACCCGGAGCATTAGCTATTGACGGCGTGGGCAACGCTTATATAGCAGGCGCATTTACTGGTACCTCAACGTTTGGCAGCATCGCCTTGGTTAGCGCCGGAAATTCAGATATTTACCTATGCAAGCTGAATGCTGCCGGCAATGTGTTGTGGGCCGTGCGCGACGGCGGGCCCAGCAACGACATTGCAACGAGTTTGGCCGTAGATGCCACTGGCAATCCTTTCGTGTGTGGGTCTTACGACGACGACAACGTTGTTAGTAAGATTTATGTGGCCCTTTTCACCACGCAGGGAGTTCCAGTTTGGTCCCGACAGATTGCGTCCACCACTACAGCACTTAACTATGTCACCGGCGCTGCCTATGACGGACGTGGTGGGTATTATGTAACTGGGGAGTTCGCCGGCACAATCGTTGTTGGTAATACTTCGCTTACCACCCCAAGCCTGAGCCTGTTTATTGCCCGCTACGACAGCCAAGGCACTGCCGTATGGGCAGACCGTGCAGTGGGAGCCAGCGGCAATTTTTCAACTAGCACTGGCCTTGCATTTGATGCGAGTGGGAATGGGTATCTGTCTGGTACTTTTTCGGGTACAGTCGCGCTGGGTTCGTTTTCCACCACGGGACTTGCGGAAGCATTTGTAGCCAAACTCACGCCGGGCAGCGTGCTGACTGGTATTCGCCCGGCAGCGGTAGTAACTTTGGCCTTAAGCGTCTATCCCAACCCAGCATCTACTTACACAACGTTTGATTTGCCCGCTGGCGGCGGCCATCTCCTCCTCATCGACGCTCTCGGCCGCGTCGTGCGCGAACAAGCTTTGCCTGTCACCGCAGGCCCCCACTCCGTTTCTCTAGATTGCGCAGCCGCAGGTCTATATGAATTGCGGGCTATTTTAGGCAACGGCAAAATTGCCCGTACCCAACTCGCCGTGCAGTAG
- a CDS encoding J domain-containing protein — MQNYYRVLGIGPTATAVQIELAYVRQRARLKRLAADRVMQSRLAEVEAGYDILANPRRRIAYDLLLAQEPDVPAPPRRPRDDEQLARYARVARRLNAALLACCLVLGLDWALPLREYPNETVRSRFPMFVSSSLSDPQLAYRVHTEHTSFRLPSAIGYRVRENQRITVWKTPLLGVVQRVSSPDSPDGPAPFQPYSGNIYGTFALLPLLLGVVAAVGVWPARSPETVVNTAVVSGLLTLLALIVLL, encoded by the coding sequence ATGCAGAACTACTACCGCGTTTTGGGAATTGGCCCCACGGCCACGGCTGTGCAAATTGAGCTGGCCTACGTGCGCCAACGTGCCCGCTTGAAGCGCCTGGCAGCCGACCGCGTGATGCAGTCGCGGCTGGCTGAGGTAGAAGCGGGCTACGACATCCTGGCCAACCCGCGCCGGCGCATCGCCTACGACCTGCTTCTGGCCCAGGAGCCCGACGTGCCCGCGCCACCCCGCCGCCCCCGCGACGATGAACAGCTGGCGCGCTACGCCCGCGTGGCCCGCCGCCTCAACGCGGCCCTGCTGGCGTGCTGCCTGGTGCTGGGCCTCGACTGGGCCTTGCCGCTGCGCGAATACCCCAACGAAACCGTGCGCAGCCGCTTTCCCATGTTCGTGTCGTCGTCGCTCTCCGACCCGCAGCTGGCCTATCGCGTGCACACCGAGCACACTTCGTTCCGGCTGCCCAGCGCCATAGGCTACCGCGTGCGCGAAAACCAGCGCATTACCGTCTGGAAAACGCCCTTGCTGGGCGTGGTGCAGCGCGTGAGCTCCCCCGATTCTCCCGATGGTCCGGCGCCGTTTCAGCCCTACAGCGGCAATATTTACGGCACCTTTGCCCTGCTGCCGCTGCTGCTGGGCGTGGTGGCGGCCGTGGGCGTGTGGCCCGCCCGCTCGCCCGAAACCGTGGTAAACACTGCCGTCGTGAGCGGGTTGTTAACGCTGCTGGCGCTGATAGTGCTCCTGTAA
- the scpA gene encoding methylmalonyl-CoA mutase — translation MKPDFSTIPYDAAPAPSAAPVAAETAATLTPEGIALKPVYTPADVAGLDHLGFGAGQAPYLRGPYASMYVQNPWTIRQYAGFSTAEASNAFYRRNLAGGQKGLSVAFDLATHRGYDSDHPRVQGDVGKAGVAIDSVEDMKILFDQIPLGEMSVSMTMNGAVLPVLAFYIVAAEEQGVSPDKLAGTIQNDILKEFMVRNTYIYPPAPSMRIIADIFSYTAANMPKFNSISISGYHMQEAGATADLELAYTLADGLEYVRAGLAAGMKIDEFAPRLSFFWAIGMPHFMEIAKLRAGRLLWAKLMQQFNPTNPKSLALRTHCQTSGYSLTEQDPYNNVARTAIEALAAVLGGTQSLHTNALDEAIALPTDFSARIARNTQLYLQHETDITKVVDPWGGSYYVETLTHELADKAWVLIQEVEELGGMAKAIETGLPKLRIEEAAARKQARIDSGKEVIVGVNKYKTTEKTEVEVLDIDNDAVRTSQIERLNQIRATRDTAAVQAALAALTEAAQTGANNLLALAVDAARVRATLGEISDALEVAYGRHQATTRTVTGVYSSEMDYDQEFAKARAAAEEFAAREGRRPRMLVAKMGQDGHDRGAKIIATSFADVGFDVDIAPLFQTPAEVARQAADNDVHVVGVSSLAAGHKTLLPQLLTELKQLGREDILVIAGGVIPAQDYPFLYAAGVAGVYGPGTVIATAAQEILGKLGAQSE, via the coding sequence ATGAAACCCGATTTCTCCACCATTCCCTACGACGCGGCTCCCGCTCCCAGCGCCGCGCCGGTTGCGGCTGAAACTGCTGCCACGCTCACGCCCGAGGGCATTGCGTTGAAGCCCGTGTACACCCCGGCCGACGTGGCCGGGCTCGACCACCTGGGTTTTGGGGCGGGCCAGGCGCCGTACCTGCGCGGGCCCTACGCCAGCATGTACGTGCAGAACCCGTGGACCATTCGGCAGTACGCGGGCTTCTCCACGGCCGAGGCCAGCAATGCCTTCTACCGCCGCAATCTGGCGGGCGGGCAAAAGGGGCTGAGCGTGGCGTTTGACCTGGCCACGCACCGCGGCTACGACTCCGACCACCCGCGGGTGCAGGGCGACGTGGGCAAGGCCGGCGTGGCCATCGACTCGGTAGAGGACATGAAAATCCTCTTCGACCAGATTCCGCTTGGCGAGATGTCGGTATCGATGACCATGAACGGGGCGGTGCTGCCGGTGCTGGCCTTCTACATAGTGGCGGCCGAGGAGCAAGGCGTGAGCCCCGACAAGCTGGCCGGCACCATTCAGAACGACATTCTGAAGGAGTTTATGGTGCGCAACACCTACATCTACCCGCCCGCGCCGAGCATGCGCATCATCGCCGATATTTTCAGCTACACGGCGGCGAATATGCCCAAGTTCAACTCCATCAGCATCTCGGGCTACCACATGCAAGAAGCCGGCGCGACGGCAGACTTGGAGCTGGCCTACACCCTGGCCGATGGCCTGGAATATGTGCGCGCCGGCCTCGCGGCGGGCATGAAGATTGACGAGTTTGCCCCGCGCCTGTCCTTTTTCTGGGCCATTGGCATGCCGCATTTCATGGAGATTGCCAAGCTGCGCGCCGGTCGCCTGCTCTGGGCCAAGCTCATGCAGCAGTTCAACCCGACCAACCCCAAAAGCCTGGCCTTGCGCACGCACTGCCAGACCTCGGGCTACTCGCTCACCGAGCAGGACCCGTACAACAACGTGGCCCGCACCGCCATCGAGGCGCTCGCGGCCGTGCTCGGCGGCACCCAGAGCCTGCACACCAACGCCCTCGACGAGGCCATTGCCCTGCCCACCGACTTCTCGGCGCGCATTGCCCGCAACACCCAGCTTTACCTCCAGCACGAAACCGACATCACCAAAGTGGTAGACCCCTGGGGCGGCTCCTACTACGTGGAAACCCTCACCCACGAGCTGGCCGACAAGGCCTGGGTTCTCATCCAGGAAGTAGAAGAGCTGGGCGGCATGGCCAAGGCCATCGAAACCGGCCTGCCCAAGCTGCGCATCGAGGAAGCTGCGGCCCGCAAGCAGGCCCGCATCGACTCGGGCAAGGAGGTAATCGTGGGCGTGAACAAGTACAAGACCACCGAGAAAACGGAGGTAGAAGTGCTCGATATCGACAACGACGCCGTGCGCACCAGCCAAATTGAGCGGCTCAACCAGATACGGGCCACCCGCGACACGGCCGCCGTGCAAGCTGCCCTGGCCGCCCTAACCGAGGCTGCCCAGACGGGCGCCAACAACCTGCTGGCGCTGGCCGTGGACGCCGCCCGCGTGCGCGCCACGCTGGGCGAAATATCCGACGCCTTGGAAGTGGCCTACGGCCGTCACCAAGCCACCACCCGCACCGTGACGGGCGTTTACAGCAGCGAAATGGACTACGACCAGGAATTTGCCAAGGCCCGCGCCGCCGCCGAAGAATTTGCTGCCCGCGAAGGCCGTCGCCCCCGTATGCTGGTAGCCAAAATGGGCCAGGATGGCCACGACCGCGGCGCCAAAATCATCGCCACTAGCTTCGCCGATGTAGGCTTCGACGTGGACATTGCCCCCCTCTTCCAAACACCCGCCGAAGTAGCCCGCCAAGCCGCCGACAACGACGTGCACGTGGTGGGCGTGAGCAGCCTCGCCGCCGGCCACAAAACCTTGCTCCCGCAGCTGCTCACGGAGCTCAAGCAGCTCGGCCGCGAGGACATTCTCGTCATCGCTGGCGGCGTGATTCCAGCTCAGGATTATCCGTTTCTGTATGCGGCCGGCGTGGCCGGCGTGTACGGGCCGGGAACGGTGATTGCCACGGCGGCGCAGGAGATTCTGGGGAAGCTGGGGGCGCAGTCAGAATAA
- a CDS encoding SDR family NAD(P)-dependent oxidoreductase — MDLQLTNKVALVTGSTAGIGLAIARRLAAEGAEVIITGRTEARIQEARSAILAETPEAVVRGVAVDFGKADEVTQLLHHVPTVDILVNNIGIFEPKPFAEISDEDWMRFFEVNVLSGVRLSRHYFPIMLASNWGRVLFISSESALQIPQEMIHYGTTKTAQLGVARGMAELTKGTGVTVNAVLPGPTASEGVDEFIKKLAAEGKTKAEAEHDFFQHARPSSLLQRFITTDEVASMVVFLCSPLAAATNGASVRVDGGVVRSIG; from the coding sequence ATGGATTTACAACTCACCAATAAAGTCGCCCTTGTCACCGGCTCCACGGCCGGAATTGGGCTGGCCATTGCCCGCCGCTTGGCGGCCGAGGGCGCCGAAGTCATCATCACGGGCCGCACGGAGGCACGCATTCAGGAAGCGCGGTCCGCTATTCTGGCCGAGACGCCGGAGGCCGTGGTGCGGGGCGTGGCCGTCGATTTTGGCAAGGCCGACGAGGTGACCCAGCTGCTGCACCACGTGCCCACCGTGGACATTCTGGTGAACAACATCGGCATTTTCGAGCCCAAGCCGTTTGCCGAGATTTCGGATGAGGACTGGATGCGCTTTTTTGAGGTGAACGTGCTGAGCGGCGTGCGCCTTTCCCGCCATTATTTCCCGATAATGCTGGCCAGCAACTGGGGCCGCGTCCTGTTTATCTCCAGCGAATCGGCGCTCCAGATTCCGCAGGAAATGATTCATTACGGCACTACCAAAACAGCTCAACTAGGCGTGGCCCGCGGCATGGCCGAGCTCACCAAAGGCACTGGCGTGACGGTAAACGCCGTGCTGCCCGGCCCCACCGCCTCCGAAGGCGTCGATGAATTCATCAAGAAACTAGCTGCCGAAGGCAAAACCAAGGCCGAAGCCGAGCACGACTTCTTCCAGCACGCGCGGCCGTCGTCGCTACTCCAGCGCTTCATCACCACCGACGAAGTGGCCAGCATGGTGGTGTTCTTGTGCAGCCCTCTGGCCGCCGCCACCAACGGCGCTTCCGTGCGAGTAGACGGCGGCGTGGTGCGCAGCATCGGCTAA
- a CDS encoding 5'-nucleotidase C-terminal domain-containing protein, producing the protein MLLRRLGIPLFPVLALALAAGCQRAAYAPTAHFAPVTSQVVGKTQAEDPAVAALIAPYHDRVTSQMQEVIGNAPEALVKMPGESPLANFVADLQRARASQALDQPIPLGVMTNGGLRAGFAAGPITLGSVFELMPFENELVVLDAPGPVVQQLFEYAAHSKMAVSGATYAITFDGLPKDIRIGGQPFDPNQDKTWPIAISDYLATGGDNMVFFKTLTPRHTNILLRTAIADHIRALTKAGQPVTAKVEGRVKQ; encoded by the coding sequence ATGCTCCTACGTCGTTTAGGTATTCCCCTGTTTCCTGTGCTGGCGCTCGCCTTGGCTGCTGGCTGCCAGCGCGCGGCCTACGCGCCCACGGCCCACTTTGCCCCCGTCACGAGCCAAGTGGTGGGCAAAACCCAGGCGGAAGACCCGGCTGTGGCCGCGCTCATTGCCCCGTACCACGACCGAGTGACGAGCCAGATGCAGGAGGTAATCGGCAATGCGCCGGAGGCTTTGGTCAAAATGCCCGGCGAGTCGCCGCTGGCCAATTTCGTGGCCGACCTGCAGCGTGCCCGCGCCAGCCAGGCCCTAGACCAGCCCATTCCGCTGGGCGTGATGACCAACGGCGGCTTGCGCGCGGGCTTCGCGGCCGGCCCCATCACCCTGGGCTCGGTGTTTGAGCTCATGCCATTTGAGAACGAGCTGGTGGTGCTGGATGCGCCCGGCCCGGTGGTGCAGCAGCTTTTTGAGTATGCCGCCCACAGCAAAATGGCCGTATCGGGGGCTACCTACGCCATCACCTTCGACGGCTTGCCCAAGGACATCCGCATCGGTGGCCAGCCCTTTGACCCAAATCAGGACAAAACTTGGCCCATTGCCATTTCCGACTACCTGGCCACGGGTGGCGACAACATGGTGTTTTTCAAAACCCTGACGCCCCGCCACACCAACATCCTGCTCCGCACCGCCATAGCCGACCACATCCGCGCCCTCACCAAAGCCGGCCAACCCGTGACGGCCAAGGTAGAAGGCCGCGTGAAACAGTAA
- the leuB gene encoding 3-isopropylmalate dehydrogenase encodes MEFLSKRIVVLPGDGIGPEVCGEAVRVLKAVAERFGHHFTFDYRLMGACAIDATGCPLPDATLEACHQADAVLLGAIGDPKYDHDPTAKVRPEQGLLALRKSLGLYANIRPVTAYEQLLDFSPLRPDRIAGTDLLIFRELTGGVYFGEKGRTADGTAYDNCTYHPEEIERIAHRAFRAAQGRRQKLTLVDKANVLETSRLWREVIQSIAPEYPEVAVDYLFVDNAAMQLILNPRQFDVILTENMFGDILSDEASVIAGSLGLLPSASVGDGAALFEPIHGSYPQAKGKGIANPIAAILSAAMMLDHFGLPEEARAVRDAVENALNDQVLTPELNNSTAYTTEQVGSFIAYGVLDLMECHLHRSNVACGKITII; translated from the coding sequence ATGGAATTTTTAAGTAAACGCATTGTGGTATTGCCCGGCGATGGCATCGGCCCGGAAGTGTGCGGCGAGGCCGTGCGCGTGCTCAAGGCCGTAGCCGAACGATTTGGGCACCATTTCACCTTCGACTACCGGCTGATGGGGGCCTGCGCCATCGATGCTACCGGCTGCCCGCTGCCCGATGCCACGCTCGAGGCCTGTCACCAGGCCGACGCGGTGCTGCTCGGCGCCATCGGCGACCCAAAGTACGACCACGACCCCACGGCCAAAGTGCGGCCCGAGCAGGGCCTGCTTGCGCTGCGCAAAAGCCTGGGCTTGTACGCCAATATCCGCCCGGTTACGGCCTACGAGCAGCTGCTGGACTTTTCGCCGCTGCGGCCCGACCGCATTGCGGGCACCGACCTACTCATTTTCCGGGAGCTGACCGGGGGCGTGTACTTCGGCGAAAAAGGCCGTACCGCTGATGGCACTGCCTACGACAACTGTACCTACCACCCGGAGGAAATTGAGCGCATTGCCCACCGCGCCTTCCGGGCCGCCCAAGGCCGCCGCCAAAAGCTGACGCTGGTAGACAAAGCCAACGTGCTGGAAACCTCCCGGCTCTGGCGCGAAGTCATCCAAAGCATTGCTCCGGAATACCCGGAGGTGGCCGTCGACTACTTATTTGTCGACAACGCGGCCATGCAGCTCATCCTCAACCCGCGGCAGTTCGACGTGATTCTGACCGAGAACATGTTCGGCGACATCCTGTCCGACGAAGCTTCCGTGATTGCGGGCTCGCTGGGCCTGCTGCCCTCGGCTTCTGTGGGCGACGGGGCCGCGCTGTTCGAGCCCATCCACGGCTCCTACCCGCAGGCCAAGGGCAAAGGCATTGCCAACCCCATTGCCGCCATCCTCTCAGCTGCGATGATGCTCGACCATTTTGGCCTGCCCGAGGAAGCCCGCGCCGTGCGCGATGCCGTGGAAAATGCGCTGAATGACCAAGTGTTGACTCCCGAGCTCAACAACAGCACGGCGTACACCACCGAGCAAGTCGGCAGCTTCATCGCCTACGGCGTACTGGATTTGATGGAGTGCCATTTGCACCGCAGCAACGTTGCCTGCGGCAAAATCACGATTATTTGA